From the Planktothricoides raciborskii GIHE-MW2 genome, the window TGCCCTCACCACCGCTAATAGATAAATAACATTTGCTCTCCCATAAGCTTCTCAATTTAAATCATAAATTTAAGCCACAATTTCAGGAATTTCAGTTTCAATTTTAATCCTAATTAAAGCCCCAATTTGAACCAGACTAATTGTGCAGATTTTGGATTTATGACGATATTTGCTGCCCCCATAATTTTTGTTTGGTTTTGGGAATTAAACAGGTGGAACCAACTGATGAGGATCTGTCACCATCATCATATGCCTTTGGCATGGGTTTTTTTCCATATGCTTGTCTACAGAATAAAGACCTAGCCAAGTGGCATATAGGCGATCGGCCACGGTAATAAGCTGGATATTATAACGATTGGGAGACAGATGGTTAGATTCCATCAATTGCCTAGTCATGGTAATTCCAGCGTGACTATTATAAGCCCCGGATAATGCAGCGGTGAGAAGCTTAGTCAGATTGGGTTCTGGGTGAGTTTGGGCAGCCCGCTGAATTGAAATCTGAAATTGTTCTGGAGTAGACAAAAAACAGTAAAGAGCGAGATAAATGGCCGCCGATTCAGAATGATTATTCTTGTTTAACCGATCGCCTACGGTTGCCAAACTAGGACATTCTGCCAATAAGCCATTGATTTTTGTCAATTTTTTGCCGATTAAGTCATCGGTTATTCCTGCATTTTCTATACTTTTAATCAGGTCATTAATAGTCGTTTTTGCAGACCTTTTTTTGGTGAGTACATGGGCGATCGCCCAGCCGATTACCATGATATCAGCTTCTTTAAATTGACCCGCTGGCAAATGATTCATGGCGTTTTTTAGCTGCTTTTCTAACCAATATTCATCTTCATGGTAAAACAAAATGATTGGCAGCAAAGCTAACAATCTCGTTGCCAAGGAGATGCCACCACTTTCGGTGGCGATCTGGTGAGGTAGCCAATCCCTCAAATCCATCCCACCACAGCGAATTAAGCTTTTTGCGCTCTCCATCATTATCAGGGAATCGCGAGCGGCGAAATCCAAGATACCGTCGTGGCTTTCGGCGATCGCCACTCCCATAAACGTTCCTCTAAATCGGTTCAATAATGAGTAAGCCATCACTAAATTTTACCGGAAACCCGACCTCGCCCACCATTTTTTAATAAAACTTGATAATTTCTGGATAATTCACTTAATCAATCCTTTAGGCAACTTCCCACATTATAACACAATAACACAAATTAAGTCTAAGTGTTTTTCTTCAGATAAAATAAAAATTAACCCTTAAATCAAAACTAACCAATCCATTGATTAAATATATGCAGCAATATATTCAGTAATATATGCAACAATCTGACTATTTCACAGGGTAAAATTTATTTTTAAAATAATTTTTTTAACAACGTCATTGGCGATCGATAATTACTTGACCCCCCATATCCCTCTTACAAGGGTTTTCCTGTGTTTTTTTTCCTTTGTCCTTGGTTTTAACATTATTTGCTATTTGTTATTTGTTATTTGTTAACAGATCAAGAATAACAACCAAAGAATGCCTACCCAAAGAATGCCTACCCAAAGAATCCCTACCCAAAGAATCCCTACCCAAAGAATCCCTACCCAACAACCATCTTGCCCGCTCGCGAAGCCTTTATGGCAACCAACAACCAACAACCAACAAATAACAAATAACAAATAATAAATAACAAATAACAAATAACAAATAACAAATAACAAAAGTTTATTAGGATAATGCTGTATAAGCAATAACAAATGCTTAACAAGCATATAAGGATCCGGCCTAGCACCGGATCCTTATATGCTTGTTAACATCAGATTGGTTTGTCCGCCTGACTGGAAGATAAAATTAGGAAAAGTTATCAAAAACTATTCCCCATGTGATATGCTTTTACACCGACATTGAGCAAAAAACCTGGGTTGATCGAAGATAATGCACTAATGCCAACAAACCCAGACGATAACTCTCTGGGCCAAACCCGCTGATTTGACCGATCGCCACTGGGGCGATATATGAATGATGTCGAAACTCTTCCCGACGGTAAACGTTACTCAAATGAACTTCTACCGTGGGAATGGCTACACCAGCGATCGCATCACGAATGGCTACACTGGTATGAGTGTAAGCCCCAGGATTAATTAAAATCCCTTGGTGTTGACCTACGGCGGCATGAATAGCATCAACCAAAACCCCTTCATGGTTGGACTGTAAGGGGGAAACCTTCACTTGCAACCGTTGCGCTTCGGCTTCGAGTAATTTATTAATGTCATCGAGACTAGCCAAGCCATAAACGCCCGGTTCTCGTTTCCCTAAAAGGTTTAGGTTCGGCCCATGCAGCACCAAAAGACTCAGCCCGGTTTGACCATCGCTTTCTTGAGCCATCTGGACTACCGACGACGTAATGGTCTATCAACCGGAATCGGAATCAGTTCCGGTTCTGGTTCTGGTTCCGGGCCGAGTAATGCCTCAATCACTTTGCGAGCGATTTCTTTAAGTTTTTCGATTACCTGATCTATAAAGTCCATTTAAAAGAGAGCTCCTTCAGTGCAGCCGTGAGTTCTGCCGATTTTGCTGTACAAACAGCCAGGAATATATCCCGATCGGACAGAAACTCTCTTTAGTTTCTTTGATCATAACCAATTATTCCCGAAATAAGCAAGGACAAAAATCACAAAAAATCAGTGATATCAGTACGGTGTACCGGAGCAAAACACTACATATATGTTTTATTGAGCAAGTAAACCCATATATATAGTGTTTTACAAAACTTTACAAAAATATTAAGCAACGCTTAACATTTTTCTTCTCAGCAAGTCTAGGGCAGTACATATACTCAAATGACGAATAAAATCCCGTGGTTGTCGGGGGTTAAACTTCTGGGCAAAACTTTCGATCGCGCCATCGGGTCCTGCCAGACCGATATAAACCAGACCCACGGGCTTAGTATCCGTGCCACCCCCAGGGCCGGCAATGCCGGTAATGCTGAGGCCCCAAGTAGCGCCCAAAGATGTCCGAACTCCTTGGGCCATTTGTTGAGCAACTTTGTCGCTGACGGCGCCCAAAGTTTCTAAATCTTCAGGATCGACTTGTAACAGAGACGTTTTGACGGAATTGTGATAAGAAATGACGCCACCGAGAAAATAATCAGAACTGCCCGGAACTGCGGTGAGCATTTGACCTAAACCACCGCCGGTACAAGATTCGGCGACGGCTAAGGTTTGGCCATTTTGTTTCAGCAGTTGACCGACCACGGAAGCGAGGGAGTCATCATCAGCGCCGAAATAGTCTAAACCGGCGATCGCTTTAATTTGGGCTTCCACGGGGGCGATCGACTCCTGGGCAGCAGTAGCGGATGCGGCCAAACTGGAAATGCGTAATGTCACCTGACCTTTACTGGCATAAGGGGCCACCGTGGGATTGGTCAAATCAAAGAAAGGTCGAACTTTCTCCGCTAAAGTCGATTCGCCAATGCCCCAAAATCGCAGAGTTCGGCTGTAGAGAATTTTTTCACCCCAGCCTTGACGTTTCAAATAGGGTACTGCCACATCACGCCACATTTGCTGCATTTCGCTGGGGACTCCCGGAAAAGTGAGAATAGTCAGATTTGGGCGAGGTTGCCAAATAATCCCAGGGGCAGTGCCCGTAAGATTAGTTAAAATCTCTGCCCCTTGGGGAATTAAGGCTTGTTTGCGGTTACTAAGCACCATAATTCTTCCCCGTGCGGCAAATTTTGCGGTAATATCCACAATAATTTCGGGTTTTTCTACCATCTCCACCCCAAAAAAGTCTGCCAGGGTTTCATGGGTCAAATCATCGGGAGTTGGGCCAAGTCCCCCAGTGAAAATCAAAATTTGGGAGCGATCGCAGGCAATCTTTAAAACCCGCTTAATCCGTTCTGGGTTATCCCCCACCACCGTTTGATAGTAATGACCAATGCCGAGTTCTGCGAGTTGCTGGGCTAAAAACTGAGCATTGCTGTTGAGAATATCCCCTAACAGTAATTCGGTGCCAATACAAATAATTTCTGCACTCATATGCAAATTTTCTGATTATTCTTAATTCGATATTGTCTATTATACTCTAAAATTAACAATCACTAATTATAAATTAGTGATTGCTGATAATTGATTGTCAATTTTAGATAATTTATGCCGATCTACGGAAAATTAAAATTACGATATAATTTTTCACGGCAATTCCCTAAACAATGATCCACGGTCTAAAAATCACCAAACAAAAATCACCAAACAAAAATAAATTTTATGACTTTAACTTCCTTGATTGGATTTATGGCGGCCACTTTAACCACAGTTTCATTTTTGCCTCAAGTGATTCAAGTTTGGAAAACAAAATCCACGAAAGATATTTCTTTGGGGATGTTTTCCATTTTTTCTTCTGGGGTTTTTCTCTGGTTAGTCTATGGAATCTTGATCGAAGATTGGGCTGTGTTTATGGCCAACTCGATCACCTTAATTTTAGCTTCAATTATTTTAACTTTTAAACTAAAATATAAATAGATACGCAGATTTAGGTTGACTTAAAACCATGACAGATTCCGTATTTGATGCCGAACGTCTCTTGTTTACTCCCGCTATCCCCGATAATCATGCCATTCCTTTGGTGTATGGGTTTCCCAATGAATATAGTATCGGGATTACCAGCCTGGGTTATCAAATTGTTTGGGCAACTTTTGCCCGTCGCCCAGATATCCAAGTGAGCCGATTGTTTACCGACGCCTGCGAAACCCTCCCTGTAAACCCCGAACTATTAGGATTTTCTGTATCTTGGGAATTAGATTATGTCAATATTTTGAATCTCCTAGAATCTTTAGAGATACCGATTCGCGCTGACCAGCGCCAAGAGGGTCATCCTTTGGTGTTTGGGGGTGGGCCTGTGTTGACTGCCAACCCGGAACCATTTGCGGATTTTTTTGATGTGATTTTGCTGGGGGATGGAGAAAATCTCCTGGATCAATTTATTGATGCTTATCAACAAGTAAGAAAGCAATCGCGAAAAATTCAGTTGCGTCATTTGGCCCAAGTTCCAGGGGTTTATGTTCCCAGTTTGTATGAAGTAAATTATCTCAGTGCCGATGGCGCGATCGCGGAGATCAAACCCATTGATGCAGCCATTCCGGCAACAATTGCTAAACAAACTTATCGGGGAAATACCTTATCTGTTTCTGCGGTGGTAACGGAGCGATCTGCTTGGCCGGATATTTTTATGGTGGAAGTAGTGCGAAGTTGTCCAGAAATGTGCAGATTTTGTTTAGCCAGCTATCTGACCTTACCTTTTAGAACGGCAAATTTAGAACAATCTTTGATTCCAGCCATTGAGCGTGGTTTGCAATTCACCAACCGAATTGGATTACTTGGGGCTTCTGTCACCCAGCATCCTGAATTTAACAGTTTATTGGCGTATTTAAGGCAGCCAAAATTTGATCTGGTGCGCTTAAGTATTGCCTCAGTTAGAACGAATACTGTCACCGAAGATTTAGCCAAAATTCTGGCTAGTCGGGGGACGCGATCGCTCACCATTGCCGTAGAAAGTGGGTCAGAACGGCTGCGTCAAATTATTAATAAAAAATTGGAACAGCCGGAAATTATCCAAGCAGCGGTGAATGCGAAAGCCGGTGGATTAGCGGGTTTAAAACTTTACGGTATGGTGGGAATTCCGGGGGAAGAACCAGAAGATTTAGAAGAGACAATCGCCATGATGAAAGCTTTAAAAAAAGCCGCACCCGGTTTACGTTTAACCTTTGGATGTAGTACCTTTGTGCCGAAATCTCATACCCCATTTCAGTGGTTTGGGGTCAACCGTCAAGGGGAAAAGCGGTTAAACAAATTTAAAAAAGAATTCGGACGCATTGGCATAGATTATCGGCCAGAAAGTTATAATTGGTCTGTGATTCAAACCTTAATTTCCAGAGGAGATCGCCGTCTTTCAGCCTTACTAGAATTAGTTCGCCACTACGGGGACTCTCTAGGCAGTTATCGCCGAGCCTTTAAAGAACTGCGCGGACAACTCCCAGAATTAGATTTTTATGTCTATGAAGATTGGTCAACCGAAGCCATTTTACCTTGGCATCATATTCAAGGGCCATTACCCTTGTCCACCTTAAAAAAACACTTAGCCGACGCTCAAGCTTATATGAATTAGTCCCGCTTTTGATCGGTTTTGATAACGATTAATTTTTGAGGAGTAAATAAATCATCGTCATCATGGAAAATACCGCAGAATATTATTGTGCTTATTGTGGAGAGACTAATCTAACTTTTGTCGATATTAGTGCGGGGTTTTATCAGTCTTATGTAGAAGATTGCCAAGTCTGTTGTCAACCAAATGTATTATATATTCAAATTCATGAAGAAACCCTAGATATTGAAATCAGCAGTGACCCTGAAAGTTGACATATTGAATGGGATCATCTCAGAAAGATCCAATGCATAGGGAATAGATGCATAGATGCATAGATGCATAGAAAAGTCACTATTTTCTCTATAATCTATCCTAATAGCCTCTATCCTCTCTTCCCCCGCTTCCTTTATCACGAAATCAAGCCCCTATATCAATCACAAAATATGCCAAAATTTTCCTATAGTTCTCTAATTAATGCCCCCGTAGAAACCGTCTGGAAGTTTCACGAACAACCAGATATTTTGCAAAAACTCACTCCTCCGTGGCAACCTGTTAAAATTGTGCGTCGAGAGGGAGGTTTAGATGTGGGGGCAATTTCTGAATTTTTAATTTTTATTGGACCGATTCCCGTGCGTTGGATTGCCCGTCATACTGCTTGTGAAAAAAATCGCTTATTTATTGATGAACAAGCCTCTGGGCCAATGGAAAATTGGACTCATCGCCATGAATTTGTGCCTGAGAATGGTCAAACCAGACTGACGGATTCGATTGATTTTTCTGTACCGGGGGGTTGGTTGGTCAATATTCTTTTAGGGGGGTTTATTTGCGATCGCTTACAAGATATGTTTCGCTATCGCCATCAGGTGACAAAAAAAGAATGTGAATCTGGAGTTGGTCATGCTGAATCTTAATGGTAAAGAACAGAGAGAAGCACATGGTAATACCGTTTTTAATTAAAATAGGCGGGGGTTCTCGCAAGGGTGGACTCCCGTAAGCTTCCAAGTCTTCCATTTAGTCCTTCCTTTTTAAAGGACTTGCGCTATTAGCCAGGGACTTAAGTCCCTGGCTGTTAAGACAGACCAAGCAATTGACTAGACCTCAGTCTTGGAAAGGACTAAAACCTCTCCTTTGAGCATTCGGGAAGCGGCGTCTAAAAGGGCTTCTTCTAGATAGGGCTTAGTGAAATAACCCCGTGCGCCCATATCGATCGCCATCTGCATATGTTTTTTCGCCCCACGAGAAGTCAGCATGGCCATTGGCAGGTGAGAAAGTTGGGGATCTTTTTGCAAACGAGAAAGCAGTTCCAAACCATCCATGCGAGGCATTTCGATATCGCAGAAGACAATATCGCAAGGCAAACCCGATTTGAGTTTTTCCCAAGCTTCTTGACCATCTCGCGATTGTTCTACCCGATACCCAGCTTTATTAAAGGTCATGGATAAAAGCTCTCTCACTGTAATCGAATC encodes:
- the aroQ gene encoding type II 3-dehydroquinate dehydratase, with translation MAQESDGQTGLSLLVLHGPNLNLLGKREPGVYGLASLDDINKLLEAEAQRLQVKVSPLQSNHEGVLVDAIHAAVGQHQGILINPGAYTHTSVAIRDAIAGVAIPTVEVHLSNVYRREEFRHHSYIAPVAIGQISGFGPESYRLGLLALVHYLRSTQVFCSMSV
- a CDS encoding competence/damage-inducible protein A, giving the protein MSAEIICIGTELLLGDILNSNAQFLAQQLAELGIGHYYQTVVGDNPERIKRVLKIACDRSQILIFTGGLGPTPDDLTHETLADFFGVEMVEKPEIIVDITAKFAARGRIMVLSNRKQALIPQGAEILTNLTGTAPGIIWQPRPNLTILTFPGVPSEMQQMWRDVAVPYLKRQGWGEKILYSRTLRFWGIGESTLAEKVRPFFDLTNPTVAPYASKGQVTLRISSLAASATAAQESIAPVEAQIKAIAGLDYFGADDDSLASVVGQLLKQNGQTLAVAESCTGGGLGQMLTAVPGSSDYFLGGVISYHNSVKTSLLQVDPEDLETLGAVSDKVAQQMAQGVRTSLGATWGLSITGIAGPGGGTDTKPVGLVYIGLAGPDGAIESFAQKFNPRQPRDFIRHLSICTALDLLRRKMLSVA
- a CDS encoding SemiSWEET transporter, translating into MTLTSLIGFMAATLTTVSFLPQVIQVWKTKSTKDISLGMFSIFSSGVFLWLVYGILIEDWAVFMANSITLILASIILTFKLKYK
- a CDS encoding radical SAM protein; its protein translation is MTDSVFDAERLLFTPAIPDNHAIPLVYGFPNEYSIGITSLGYQIVWATFARRPDIQVSRLFTDACETLPVNPELLGFSVSWELDYVNILNLLESLEIPIRADQRQEGHPLVFGGGPVLTANPEPFADFFDVILLGDGENLLDQFIDAYQQVRKQSRKIQLRHLAQVPGVYVPSLYEVNYLSADGAIAEIKPIDAAIPATIAKQTYRGNTLSVSAVVTERSAWPDIFMVEVVRSCPEMCRFCLASYLTLPFRTANLEQSLIPAIERGLQFTNRIGLLGASVTQHPEFNSLLAYLRQPKFDLVRLSIASVRTNTVTEDLAKILASRGTRSLTIAVESGSERLRQIINKKLEQPEIIQAAVNAKAGGLAGLKLYGMVGIPGEEPEDLEETIAMMKALKKAAPGLRLTFGCSTFVPKSHTPFQWFGVNRQGEKRLNKFKKEFGRIGIDYRPESYNWSVIQTLISRGDRRLSALLELVRHYGDSLGSYRRAFKELRGQLPELDFYVYEDWSTEAILPWHHIQGPLPLSTLKKHLADAQAYMN
- a CDS encoding CPXCG motif-containing cysteine-rich protein, with amino-acid sequence MENTAEYYCAYCGETNLTFVDISAGFYQSYVEDCQVCCQPNVLYIQIHEETLDIEISSDPES
- a CDS encoding SRPBCC family protein; protein product: MPKFSYSSLINAPVETVWKFHEQPDILQKLTPPWQPVKIVRREGGLDVGAISEFLIFIGPIPVRWIARHTACEKNRLFIDEQASGPMENWTHRHEFVPENGQTRLTDSIDFSVPGGWLVNILLGGFICDRLQDMFRYRHQVTKKECESGVGHAES